The following are from one region of the Entelurus aequoreus isolate RoL-2023_Sb linkage group LG17, RoL_Eaeq_v1.1, whole genome shotgun sequence genome:
- the LOC133632313 gene encoding zinc finger protein OZF-like isoform X1, with protein sequence MDVECGAMETILNPVGSLDDKLADYVEERKQRTAMIVSLKKALEFTSEEMKECNNQMKKVEEQINRLCKENNDVKEEMLRKSKRCAVCEEKTGPHVYINAQRIGDDQQLTGHPEEFPPQSHRERSTLKQEASKPHPIKKEEEELCITQEGECLLGPEGADYTKLPLTVVSVKIEDDEEKPQPDNLFAPLSDSEAEDEVEVTLSSDTDCEGDMRTHTDHKHSESSKKKRGKQPFSCSVCGKSFSQNSHLTEHVRVHTGEKPFNCADRGKNFTTKSNMTKHMGTHREKTLNCSLCGKNFTSKSYLTQHMTSHTREKTLNCSLCGKNFTKKGNLTRHMRSHTREKTLNCSLCGKNFTSKSILTRHMTLHTSEKTLNCSLCGKNFTKKGNLTRHMRAHTREKTLKCSLCGKNFTNKGHLTLHIRAHRREKTNCSLCGENCTTKSNLTIHMRAHTRQKAFNCSLCGKNFISKGHFTRHVRSHTREFALKCYVCGKTFTQRPTFIRHMRTHNEEKRLIAQFGEKSPPSRPM encoded by the exons ATGGACGTCGAGTGTGGAGCGATGGAGACAATCCTAAACCCTGTAGGGAGCCTCGATGACAAATTAGCCGACTATGTTGAAGAACGTAAACAAAggaccgccatgattgttagcttgaagaaggcactggagttcacatcagaggagatgaaagaatgcaacaatcaaatgaagaaagtggaagagcaaataaatcgcttgtgtaaagaaaataatgatgtgaaagaagagatgttgcggaagagtaagagatgtgcagtgtgtgaagagaagactggaccacatgtctacatcaacgcgcagaggattggag ACGACCAGCAGCTGACTGGTCATCCAGAAGAATTCCCACCTCAGTCACATAGGGAgcgctccactttgaagcaggaagcTTCAAAGCCCCAtcccattaaaaaggaagaggaggaactctgcatcactcaggagggagagtgtcttctaggaccagagggagctgattacaccaagttgccactgactgttgtctctgtgaagattgaagatgatgaagagaaaccacaaccagacaacctctttgctccactatcagatagtgaggctgaggacgaggttgaagtaactttgagcagcgatacagactgtgaaggtgatatgaggactcacactgaccaCAAACACTCTGAAAGCTCtaaaaagaagagaggtaaacaacctttcagttgttcagtttgtggcaaaagcttttctcaaaatagccatttgactgAACATGTGAGAGTACACACAggcgaaaaaccatttaattgtgcaGATCGTGGTAAAAACTTTACTACAAAGAGTAATATGACCAAACACATGGGAACGCACAGAGAAAAAACATTGAACTGTTCACTTTGTGGTAAAAACTTTACTAGCAAGAGTTAtttaactcaacacatgacatcacacacaagagaAAAAACATTGAACTGTTCACTTTGTGGTAAAAACTTTACTAAAAAGGGTAATTTAACTCGACACATGAGATCACACACAAGAGAAAAAACATTGAACTGTTCACTTTGTGGTAAAAACTTTACTAGCAAGAGTATTTTAACTCGACACATGACATTACACACAAGTGAAAAAACATTGAACTGTTCACTTTGTGGTAAAAACTTTACTAAAAAGGGTAATTTAACTCGACACATGAGAGCACACACAAGAGAAAAAACATTGAAGTGTTCACTTTGTGGTAAAAACTTTACTAACAAGGGTCATTTAACTCTACACATTAGAGCACACAGAAGAGAAAAAACAAACTGTTCACTTTGTGGTGAAAACTGTACTACAAAGAGTAATTTAACTATACACATGAGAGCACACACAAGACAAAAAGCATTTAACTGTTCACTTTGTGGTAAAAACTTTATCAGCAAGGGTCATTTCACTCGACACGTGAGATCACACACAAGAGAATTCGCATTAAAGTGTTATGTTTGTGGTAAAACATTTACTCAAAGGCCCACTTTTATTCGACACATGAGGACACACAATGAAGAAAAACGTTTAATCGCTCAGTTTGGGGAAAAATCTCCTCCGTCAAGACCcatgtga
- the LOC133632313 gene encoding uncharacterized protein LOC133632313 isoform X2 has translation MDVECGAMETILNPVGSLDDKLADYVEERKQRTAMIVSLKKALEFTSEEMKECNNQMKKVEEQINRLCKENNDVKEEMLRKSKRCAVCEEKTGPHVYINAQRIGDDQQLTGHPEEFPPQSHRERSTLKQEASKPHPIKKEEEELCITQEGECLLGPEGADYTKLPLTVVSVKIEDDEEKPQPDNLFAPLSDSEAEDEVEVTLSSDTDCEGDMRTHTDHKHSESSKKKRVHFRS, from the exons ATGGACGTCGAGTGTGGAGCGATGGAGACAATCCTAAACCCTGTAGGGAGCCTCGATGACAAATTAGCCGACTATGTTGAAGAACGTAAACAAAggaccgccatgattgttagcttgaagaaggcactggagttcacatcagaggagatgaaagaatgcaacaatcaaatgaagaaagtggaagagcaaataaatcgcttgtgtaaagaaaataatgatgtgaaagaagagatgttgcggaagagtaagagatgtgcagtgtgtgaagagaagactggaccacatgtctacatcaacgcgcagaggattggag ACGACCAGCAGCTGACTGGTCATCCAGAAGAATTCCCACCTCAGTCACATAGGGAgcgctccactttgaagcaggaagcTTCAAAGCCCCAtcccattaaaaaggaagaggaggaactctgcatcactcaggagggagagtgtcttctaggaccagagggagctgattacaccaagttgccactgactgttgtctctgtgaagattgaagatgatgaagagaaaccacaaccagacaacctctttgctccactatcagatagtgaggctgaggacgaggttgaagtaactttgagcagcgatacagactgtgaaggtgatatgaggactcacactgaccaCAAACACTCTGAAAGCTCtaaaaagaagagag TTCattttagatcataa